TTGGAGTGTATGGACAGCAGGTAAAGATGGTGTGGCTCGTCTTCAGAGGCTACATCAAATTCCTTGCGATCGCTGCGTCTTTTTTACTGGAGATTATCGTCTTAAATGCACAGTACATCCGTTGACACACTCCTGGCACTTTAGGGCGAGGATTCTGGGATACTGGCGAACAATGCGAGGCTTGCCCCGTCTTACTTGCTCTCTCCCACCAGACAATGCCCTGCCTTGTTGACCAAAGCCAAACTCCAGGATGGTTTTTTTTCTTTAGGCTTCTCAGTGTATGAATCCCGCATTTTACCGCTGGCAATTCTGCTTCCCATCAAACTGATCGCCTACATTCCTGAGGCAGCGCTGTTGGCGGGTTCCCCGACCTAAAGCGACTGCCGTACGATGCGTCTAAGCTTTTACCAGACTGACTTCCAATCTGAACTGCCTAACTTAAGTGTCTCGAAGAACTTGTCTAATATTATACAACAAGTCCCCCTAGAAGGGGGAGGCTTTAAACCCAAATTTTCCGGTAAAAGCATTAACAGAGGATGCAATTAAGTGCACTGACTACGAATCGACTACCGCTCCTGCCACAGTCTACTCGAAAGGGTGTCAACAATTTGGGTGGTCTATGCCCAAAACTACCACCATCTGCGATTGCAGCACCAGGGCTGAGTCAATCAGAATATTAGCAATAAATTCATCTAAGAAATAATAATTTATCTCAAGAAAGAGATGAAGAGCTAAAGACTTTGAGCAGCGATAAAGAGATTAGCGATCGCCTCAATGACTTTCTCAGAGACGACCAAGAAAACCTTACAGTGATCAATGAAGTTATCTCCAGGTTTGGCGATAAAAACAAGCTGACGTTGGATCAAAAGGCTTCTGCCCAGGCTCAAAACTTGGACTCTGCTAAACCTAGGTAACGGATACCCGTGGGAGTAATTTCAAACCGGCAGGGTAAAATCTCTAAACCGAGGGCGATCGCTGCTCGTAACAGCTTGCCATAGACTGGATCGGCAGTATCTCCTGGGGCAAAGAACGGACAATCTCCCCGATTAATAAAATAAAGCATCACAGCCCGAGCTTGAGGCAGCAACGCTGTCAATTCCCTTAGATGCTTTTGTCCCCGCGTTGTCTCCGTATCAGGAAATAGAACCAGCTGCCCTTGCGCCCAAGTAGTACTTTTAATTTCTAGATAGATCGGGCGATCGGCATCACTTCCCATTAATAAAAAATCCACCCTGCTTTTCTTATCTTTGCCGTAAGGTACTTCAAACCGGACTTGACTGTAACTGCCTAATTCTGGAAACAGAAATTTTTCTAGAGCCACTTTGATGATTCGATTAGGTAAAGCAGTGTTAACGCCTACCCAAGTTGGATCATTGTCAGATACCTGAATCATTTCCCAGGTATAGGGCAATTTGCGCGTGGGAGTATCACTGTAGGACAGTTGTACCGGGCTACCAGGTGTAGAAATACCCGTCATCGGACCTGTATTTGGACAGTGTGCAGTCACTACCTCTCCTGTAGCCAGTTCAACATCAGCAAAAAAGCGCTTGTAGCGCTTGAGTAAAATTCCTGAGTAGAGAGGCGGATAGTGGTAAAGCCAATCGAGCATGACAAAGCCAGCTAAGTTGTACTAATTGACACTCCCCAGCGTGAAAGCACGGGGATTCTTCTCTCACAGACACTTACCTAGACTAATATTGCTATTAGCCCCCGGTAGTACGTCTCCAGAAGCAATTTGCAACTCCACTGGCTGTCCGACAGCAGAGATCCCACGATTTCTGATTACTTGGGCTGCGGCAACATCCCGATTGGTTGTGTAGCCACAATTGTTGCAATGATGGGTTCTTTCGCTCAAGTCTTTTTTACCCCTATGCGTCCCGCAGTTAGGGCAAATTTGACTTGTATAGTCTTTATTGACTTTAAGAAAGAAGACATCGCGCTTCCAACAAATATAGGACAAGATGTTAAAAAACTGCCCATACGCTGCATCAAGTGTGTGTTTACCAAATAGTCCTTTTGCCCAAGCAATAAAATTGATATCCTCAATAAATATTGCTCCGGCGCTATCACATAAGCGATGGGCTAATTTGAACTGCCAGTCCTTGCGGGTATCGTTGATTCTTTGATGAATCCTTGTTATTTTGTTCTGAAGTTTTAGCCAATTACTAGAACCCTTTTTTTTATGCTTTAATCTTCGTTGTAGTAATTTCAACTCGCGGTGAAGTGCATTAAATAACCGAGGTCTAGAAACTAATTCCCCGTCACTTGTAGCTATGTATTTGTCTAGTCCGATATCTACACCTAGTGGATGTCCGCTAAACGGCACGTCTGGCACTTGCACACCTAACTGATA
This window of the Chroococcidiopsis sp. CCMEE 29 genome carries:
- the sfsA gene encoding DNA/RNA nuclease SfsA; translation: MLDWLYHYPPLYSGILLKRYKRFFADVELATGEVVTAHCPNTGPMTGISTPGSPVQLSYSDTPTRKLPYTWEMIQVSDNDPTWVGVNTALPNRIIKVALEKFLFPELGSYSQVRFEVPYGKDKKSRVDFLLMGSDADRPIYLEIKSTTWAQGQLVLFPDTETTRGQKHLRELTALLPQARAVMLYFINRGDCPFFAPGDTADPVYGKLLRAAIALGLEILPCRFEITPTGIRYLGLAESKF
- a CDS encoding transposase, coding for MITVNYEYKLKPNKAQIKTFNAWLSTCKKVYNYALRERKDWVNSRKSAVNACSLVSEYILPTDTPRPTYYSQCKSLTSAKKNIAELTEPHIHVLQQTLRQLEAAFVAIWERGHGFPRFKKKMRSFVYPDVKQKAVEPGRVKLPKIGWVRMRMSRPLPEGFVLKQMRVVKRSSGFFVMLTYQLGVQVPDVPFSGHPLGVDIGLDKYIATSDGELVSRPRLFNALHRELKLLQRRLKHKKKGSSNWLKLQNKITRIHQRINDTRKDWQFKLAHRLCDSAGAIFIEDINFIAWAKGLFGKHTLDAAYGQFFNILSYICWKRDVFFLKVNKDYTSQICPNCGTHRGKKDLSERTHHCNNCGYTTNRDVAAAQVIRNRGISAVGQPVELQIASGDVLPGANSNISLGKCL